The following coding sequences lie in one Enterococcus sp. 9E7_DIV0242 genomic window:
- a CDS encoding RNA 2'-phosphotransferase produces MLTKEEQRISKTISYALRHKPEEFDLLLDSEGYTELSEFIEKMNKTAGLALTVDKLHSLLERSDKTRWEITDQKIRAVYGHSIKKKIEKEVAVPPEYLYHGTPHKFLDSILTKGLIPKGRQYVHLSQEQETAVTVGKRRDDSPVILKVDTRSAVNEGVCFYQELEGIWLSDPIPAKYLEVVTD; encoded by the coding sequence ATGCTTACAAAAGAAGAACAACGAATCAGTAAAACCATTTCCTATGCGCTAAGGCATAAGCCGGAAGAATTTGACTTGTTACTGGATAGTGAAGGCTATACGGAGCTATCTGAGTTTATTGAAAAAATGAATAAGACGGCAGGTCTTGCGCTGACTGTCGACAAGCTACATTCTCTACTGGAACGAAGTGATAAAACGCGTTGGGAAATCACGGACCAAAAAATTCGAGCTGTCTATGGACATAGCATCAAAAAGAAAATAGAAAAAGAAGTAGCGGTCCCCCCGGAGTATCTGTATCATGGAACGCCACATAAATTTTTAGACAGCATTTTAACGAAGGGCTTGATCCCAAAGGGCAGACAGTATGTTCATTTATCACAGGAGCAAGAAACAGCTGTCACTGTAGGGAAAAGAAGAGATGATTCACCAGTGATACTTAAAGTCGATACTCGTAGTGCAGTCAATGAGGGCGTTTGCTTTTATCAAGAGCTGGAAGGCATTTGGTTAAGTGATCCGATTCCAGCGAAATATCTGGAAGTAGTAACAGACTAG
- a CDS encoding MDR family MFS transporter: MFKSLHPNIRARIIIQFLSKVVGSMIFPFMAVYFTKELNSGVAGILVTINVVIQFIAGIYGGHLTDIFGRRQLMIAGEALKSAAYLGMLLANSPIFHSVWLTFLMMLIVSIAQGMINPAADAMLIDVSTVENRAFMYSISYWANNLSILIGVMVGGWFFQSHLFLLLIALFILSLLTTGLTVHLLSETLVKQESTGKNVGIAAVFRSYQKVMKDRRFLLFTLAGIAIMTVEFQRNNFVSVRLAEELKHLTISLGNIGTLTLDGVRILSLLTAVNTVIIVLFTGAIAKWVTGRPQKKIMFTGFLLFSLGYAVTAFSNQLLILFAATVVFSFGELLYVPTRQTILAEIIDESSRGSYVAFNGIIFQLGKILASLSMMISPLIGKYGMATLLLLLGLLAIVLTNSSLLSKQHVTANKQATES; the protein is encoded by the coding sequence ATGTTTAAAAGCTTACATCCGAATATTCGGGCCCGGATCATCATTCAATTTCTCAGTAAAGTGGTTGGCTCCATGATTTTTCCATTCATGGCTGTTTATTTCACGAAGGAATTGAACAGTGGAGTTGCCGGAATCTTAGTAACAATCAATGTAGTCATTCAATTTATTGCCGGTATTTACGGTGGGCACCTGACCGATATCTTTGGTCGGCGACAGCTCATGATTGCCGGAGAAGCATTGAAGTCAGCTGCTTATCTAGGTATGCTGCTGGCAAATTCGCCTATCTTCCACTCTGTCTGGTTGACATTCCTAATGATGTTGATCGTGAGTATTGCCCAAGGTATGATCAATCCGGCAGCTGATGCTATGCTGATCGACGTCAGTACTGTAGAAAATCGTGCATTTATGTATTCTATCAGCTATTGGGCCAATAATTTATCGATATTGATTGGAGTCATGGTCGGCGGTTGGTTTTTCCAATCTCACCTTTTCTTGTTACTGATTGCCTTGTTTATACTTTCGCTGCTGACAACGGGACTAACGGTACATCTCCTTTCAGAAACACTGGTAAAACAGGAGAGTACAGGTAAGAATGTAGGTATTGCTGCTGTTTTTAGGAGCTACCAAAAGGTGATGAAAGATCGGCGCTTCCTACTATTCACCTTGGCCGGAATTGCGATCATGACTGTAGAGTTTCAACGGAATAATTTCGTCTCTGTGCGTTTAGCAGAGGAACTGAAGCATTTGACTATCAGCTTAGGAAATATTGGTACACTCACTCTTGATGGTGTTCGAATACTCAGTCTGCTGACAGCAGTCAACACAGTTATTATCGTTCTTTTTACCGGAGCAATTGCGAAATGGGTCACAGGGCGCCCTCAAAAGAAAATCATGTTTACAGGTTTCCTGTTATTTAGTCTAGGCTATGCTGTAACAGCCTTTTCAAATCAGCTGCTTATTCTCTTTGCCGCAACAGTGGTCTTTTCTTTCGGTGAGCTTTTGTATGTTCCGACACGACAGACAATTCTTGCAGAGATTATTGATGAATCCAGCCGCGGCTCCTATGTCGCCTTCAATGGCATCATTTTTCAGTTGGGAAAAATTCTGGCTTCCCTGTCAATGATGATTTCTCCACTCATAGGAAAATACGGAATGGCGACGTTACTGTTGCTTTTAGGTCTGCTTGCTATCGTATTGACCAACAGCTCTCTCTTGAGCAAACAACATGTGACAGCCAATAAACAAGCAACCGAATCCTAA
- a CDS encoding ABC transporter substrate-binding protein, which yields MDFSYYQLRAYLLKREEAQHAVFKLTELEELWRCTVKQCKRRLKQYQELGRLEYIPGRGRGNYSELIFQQAFQQEIQRVVEKALKEDSLTEVIELLQLDIPKEWFEEVFTEIQGMFGVKQSPDNQEILRYILRRPITSLDPLQTAVSREAFLIHQLGDTLLVHDAATHRLKAGLAHHWRVSEDYCCWTFFLRKGVRFHHGRTMTSEDVRHTLMRAKMAGSVVSWQLQNIVAVRCIDTYTVAVELRKGEPFFGHYVSTGNLTILPHDLPFEEQKWVSTGPFRIKEFSDQKVILEVFEEYYGKRPLMDRIEFWVIESQELPVTVSTERAFSKEDSYVEKYKKNTGVEFLIFNFRRQNIVQHPDFREAIYHLLDPVLMTEELEMGKVASRYYPEKSCIEPRMPEKIRRLLKKADYQGESIVLGSFNYLEARKKAQWVKNRASEFGLNIEIKELAIVDSFYTKEFEKQTDMMMMGDIPATDKELAFLDFCCNPNLLCQRFFSAEILEELDKKAEKMKFDPNYEQRQIEYEQIERWLTENNYLVYVSHPIKKELVHSTIEQQNGAFFSYLNLRTAWAEKDY from the coding sequence ATGGACTTTTCTTATTATCAGCTGCGAGCTTATTTATTGAAGAGGGAAGAAGCACAACACGCGGTATTCAAATTGACGGAGCTTGAGGAGCTGTGGCGGTGTACGGTCAAGCAATGCAAAAGACGTTTAAAACAGTACCAAGAATTGGGGCGGCTTGAGTATATTCCGGGAAGAGGGCGAGGCAATTACTCAGAACTGATTTTTCAACAGGCGTTTCAGCAGGAAATACAACGGGTCGTGGAGAAGGCGCTGAAGGAGGATTCTTTGACAGAGGTTATCGAATTGCTTCAGTTGGACATTCCGAAAGAATGGTTTGAAGAAGTATTCACAGAGATTCAGGGGATGTTTGGTGTTAAGCAAAGTCCAGATAATCAGGAGATTTTGCGGTATATTTTACGAAGACCGATCACTTCTTTGGACCCATTACAGACGGCAGTTTCCAGAGAGGCCTTTCTGATTCATCAACTGGGTGACACACTTCTTGTTCATGATGCAGCAACTCATCGGTTGAAAGCTGGTTTAGCTCATCATTGGCGAGTTTCCGAGGATTATTGCTGTTGGACCTTCTTTTTGAGAAAAGGGGTTCGTTTCCATCACGGTCGAACGATGACCAGTGAGGATGTTCGTCATACCCTGATGCGGGCAAAAATGGCAGGCTCGGTTGTTTCTTGGCAGCTGCAGAATATTGTAGCTGTTCGTTGCATCGATACTTATACGGTGGCTGTTGAGCTGAGAAAAGGGGAACCGTTCTTCGGTCATTATGTATCAACAGGTAACTTGACGATTCTACCTCATGACCTACCTTTTGAAGAGCAGAAATGGGTGTCAACAGGGCCATTTCGAATCAAAGAATTTTCAGATCAAAAGGTTATTTTGGAAGTTTTCGAAGAGTACTATGGAAAGCGACCATTAATGGATCGGATCGAGTTTTGGGTGATTGAAAGTCAGGAATTGCCTGTGACAGTTTCTACGGAAAGAGCTTTTTCCAAGGAGGATAGTTATGTTGAGAAATATAAAAAGAATACAGGTGTGGAATTTTTGATTTTCAATTTTCGACGTCAGAATATTGTCCAGCACCCTGACTTTCGTGAAGCAATTTATCATTTGCTGGACCCAGTATTGATGACAGAAGAGCTGGAGATGGGCAAAGTAGCGTCGAGATACTATCCTGAAAAATCCTGCATAGAGCCGCGAATGCCGGAAAAAATTCGTAGGCTGCTAAAAAAAGCTGATTATCAAGGGGAATCGATTGTTTTGGGGTCCTTCAATTATCTTGAAGCTAGAAAGAAGGCGCAATGGGTAAAAAACAGAGCGTCAGAATTTGGCTTGAATATTGAAATCAAGGAGCTTGCTATTGTCGATTCTTTTTATACAAAAGAGTTTGAAAAGCAAACGGATATGATGATGATGGGGGATATTCCAGCGACGGATAAAGAATTGGCTTTTCTGGATTTTTGCTGTAACCCGAATCTATTGTGCCAACGATTCTTTTCTGCAGAGATTCTTGAAGAGCTAGACAAGAAAGCTGAAAAAATGAAATTCGATCCGAATTATGAACAAAGGCAGATAGAGTATGAGCAGATCGAACGCTGGCTGACAGAGAACAATTATCTGGTCTATGTATCCCATCCGATAAAAAAGGAGCTCGTCCATTCTACAATTGAACAGCAAAATGGTGCCTTTTTTAGCTATTTGAATCTGCGGACAGCATGGGCGGAGAAAGATTATTAA
- the rlmD gene encoding 23S rRNA (uracil(1939)-C(5))-methyltransferase RlmD, producing the protein MNNQQVKIGQVIPLKIKRLGINGEGLGYYKRTIVFVPNALPNEQVSIQVTKVNPKFIEGQLLKITKPSPDRITPPCPVYETCGGCQLQHLNYPAQLVYKKDLLKQALTKFKPENYQNYELRKTIGMDDPWHYRNKAQFQLRQNEDKIEAGLYQPESHHLVPIDDCLVQNVVVTKVMNKLVELLNKYQLPIYDERKNSGIFRTLMVRIGVQTGEVQVVFITQSQKFPQKQAILREMEEQLPEVVSVMQNIQNKKTSLVMGDQTIHLTGKESIEEKISEITFDLSPRAFFQLNPEQTERLYEEARKALNLKTNESVVDAYCGVGTIGLSLAKQAREVRGMDTIPAAIDDARHNAETLGVTNTRYEVGTAEELLPKWLNEGFRPDGIIVDPPRTGLDNKLLQAILRQPPKKMVYISCNVSTLARDLVQLAKVFKINYLQSVDMFPQTARCEVVVKLTRK; encoded by the coding sequence ATGAATAATCAACAAGTAAAAATTGGACAGGTCATTCCATTAAAAATAAAACGTTTGGGTATCAACGGCGAAGGGTTAGGCTATTACAAGCGCACGATCGTCTTTGTTCCAAATGCACTACCTAATGAACAGGTATCTATCCAAGTAACCAAAGTAAACCCTAAATTCATAGAGGGACAGCTTCTTAAAATCACCAAGCCGTCTCCTGACAGGATCACACCTCCATGCCCGGTTTATGAAACATGCGGCGGCTGTCAACTGCAGCATTTAAATTATCCGGCACAGCTAGTCTATAAAAAGGATCTGCTGAAGCAGGCGCTGACAAAATTTAAACCGGAAAATTATCAAAATTATGAGCTTAGAAAAACAATCGGAATGGACGATCCTTGGCATTATCGAAACAAAGCGCAATTCCAATTACGGCAAAATGAAGATAAAATCGAAGCCGGGCTTTATCAACCGGAATCGCATCATCTTGTTCCTATTGATGATTGTCTCGTTCAAAATGTCGTAGTGACTAAGGTCATGAACAAGTTGGTTGAGCTTTTAAATAAGTATCAGCTGCCAATTTATGATGAACGAAAAAACAGTGGGATTTTCCGAACACTGATGGTTCGAATCGGTGTGCAGACCGGTGAGGTACAGGTCGTATTTATTACCCAGTCACAAAAATTTCCGCAAAAACAAGCGATCCTCCGTGAGATGGAAGAACAGCTGCCGGAAGTGGTTTCTGTTATGCAAAATATTCAGAATAAGAAAACCTCTTTAGTTATGGGCGACCAAACCATCCACCTTACAGGGAAGGAAAGCATCGAAGAAAAAATCAGTGAAATCACCTTCGATTTGTCACCACGAGCGTTTTTCCAGCTGAACCCTGAACAGACCGAACGGTTGTATGAAGAGGCTCGTAAAGCACTGAATCTAAAAACCAATGAATCAGTGGTTGATGCGTATTGTGGGGTTGGAACGATCGGCCTTAGTCTGGCAAAACAAGCAAGGGAAGTTCGAGGAATGGATACAATCCCTGCAGCAATCGATGATGCACGCCACAACGCAGAAACTCTAGGAGTAACGAATACGCGTTATGAGGTAGGCACTGCCGAAGAGCTGCTACCAAAATGGCTGAACGAAGGCTTCCGACCAGATGGAATCATCGTTGATCCACCACGAACTGGCTTAGACAATAAGCTGCTGCAAGCTATTCTCAGACAACCACCGAAAAAAATGGTTTATATTTCTTGCAATGTTTCTACCTTAGCCAGAGATTTAGTTCAGCTGGCAAAAGTATTCAAAATAAACTATCTACAATCAGTCGATATGTTTCCACAAACAGCTCGTTGTGAGGTTGTTGTAAAGTTGACCAGAAAATAA
- the recX gene encoding recombination regulator RecX, with product METIVKITREKMQFYLIWLSSGEKLRVSEDILVKHRLLKGQEMSEQLIAEIKKAGSYDVGLQLALHYLSYQLRTKKEIRDYLREKEVAHQDREKIIAQLQELALLDDYIYSESYVRTVMKTSDKGPSQIAQQLKLKGIEEEAVQQGLSLYTPEEQLITASKAAEKGMRRYREKSFKDAIQKTKMYLIQRGFSKDIAEQAMADQEFEKDEDQELEQLKKQGDRLWARHRNLESGKRSLKIRQSLYQKGFDYELISQFISEKELEDDEE from the coding sequence ATGGAAACGATTGTAAAAATAACTAGAGAAAAAATGCAGTTCTATCTTATCTGGCTGTCTTCCGGTGAAAAATTGCGTGTATCGGAGGATATACTGGTCAAGCATCGACTGTTAAAAGGACAGGAAATGTCAGAGCAGTTGATTGCGGAAATCAAAAAAGCCGGTTCCTATGACGTTGGCTTACAGCTGGCTCTGCATTATTTGAGCTACCAGTTGCGCACCAAAAAAGAAATTCGCGACTACCTTAGAGAAAAGGAAGTTGCCCACCAAGATAGAGAGAAAATTATTGCACAGCTTCAAGAGTTGGCGTTACTGGATGACTACATATACAGCGAAAGCTATGTACGTACGGTGATGAAGACTTCGGACAAGGGGCCTTCACAAATTGCCCAACAGCTGAAACTAAAGGGAATTGAAGAAGAGGCTGTACAACAAGGCTTGTCACTTTATACACCGGAAGAACAGCTGATCACAGCTTCGAAAGCCGCTGAAAAAGGAATGCGGCGTTACCGAGAGAAAAGCTTTAAAGATGCAATTCAGAAAACGAAAATGTACTTGATTCAACGTGGCTTTTCAAAGGATATTGCGGAGCAGGCGATGGCTGATCAAGAGTTTGAAAAGGATGAGGATCAGGAGCTTGAGCAGTTAAAAAAACAAGGCGATCGACTGTGGGCAAGACACCGTAATTTAGAATCTGGAAAGCGAAGCTTAAAAATCAGACAGTCTCTATACCAAAAGGGATTTGATTATGAGTTGATTTCACAATTTATCAGTGAAAAGGAATTAGAAGATGACGAAGAATAG
- the mutY gene encoding A/G-specific adenine glycosylase, whose amino-acid sequence MTKNSWAAWTPEKTEEFQLAFIAWYEKEKRNLPWRVNLDPYRIWISEIMLQQTRVDTVIDYYYRFMDWFPTIKDLAEAPDERLLKAWEGLGYYSRARNLKAAAQQIMADFDGQMPQTIDEIRELKGIGPYTAGAIGSIAFELPEPAIDGNVMRVVSRLFEIDADIAKASSRKVFDEAMRKIIDEKRPGDFNQAMMDLGSSICTPTSPKCEECPISAYCDSYAQGTMVNYPVKTKKLKPKDVYYVGTIIENNQQEFLLEQRSATGLLANMWLFPIQEVSQALFEQLKTEWSEEEQQLSLALDQEQELMVAEEHVTPLEGYDHVVWQKRNLGEVTHIFSHLKWHILVFYGRNTGELILKEKQDWVPAERFSELVFPKPQQKMVALFEKERH is encoded by the coding sequence ATGACGAAGAATAGCTGGGCAGCATGGACGCCTGAAAAAACAGAGGAATTCCAATTAGCATTTATTGCATGGTATGAAAAAGAAAAACGTAACCTTCCATGGCGAGTCAACCTGGACCCTTATCGGATCTGGATATCAGAAATCATGCTCCAACAGACACGAGTAGATACAGTTATTGATTACTATTATCGGTTTATGGACTGGTTTCCGACAATCAAAGATTTAGCAGAGGCACCTGATGAGCGCTTGCTAAAGGCTTGGGAGGGATTAGGTTATTACTCCAGGGCGAGAAATTTGAAAGCAGCTGCCCAACAGATCATGGCCGACTTTGATGGACAAATGCCTCAAACAATTGATGAAATCAGAGAATTGAAAGGCATCGGACCATATACTGCTGGTGCAATCGGCAGTATCGCTTTTGAGTTGCCTGAGCCGGCTATCGATGGCAATGTGATGCGTGTTGTCAGTCGTTTGTTTGAGATCGATGCAGATATTGCTAAGGCATCTAGTCGAAAAGTATTTGATGAAGCCATGCGAAAAATCATTGATGAGAAGCGTCCGGGAGATTTCAATCAGGCAATGATGGATCTTGGCTCGTCCATCTGTACACCGACATCGCCGAAGTGTGAAGAATGTCCAATCAGTGCTTATTGCGATAGCTATGCGCAAGGGACGATGGTCAATTATCCTGTAAAAACGAAGAAGCTGAAACCAAAGGATGTCTATTATGTTGGAACGATCATCGAGAATAATCAGCAGGAATTTTTGCTGGAACAGCGGAGTGCAACAGGACTTCTTGCGAACATGTGGCTGTTTCCGATCCAAGAAGTCAGTCAGGCATTATTCGAACAGTTGAAAACAGAATGGTCAGAGGAAGAGCAGCAGCTATCACTGGCATTGGATCAGGAACAAGAATTGATGGTAGCAGAAGAACATGTAACACCACTAGAAGGGTATGATCATGTTGTTTGGCAAAAACGAAATTTAGGCGAGGTTACTCACATTTTCAGTCATTTGAAATGGCATATTCTGGTTTTTTACGGAAGAAATACTGGAGAGCTGATACTAAAGGAGAAGCAAGACTGGGTGCCCGCTGAACGTTTTTCTGAATTGGTCTTTCCCAAGCCGCAACAGAAGATGGTGGCGTTGTTTGAAAAAGAGAGACACTGA